In one Candidatus Hydrogenedentota bacterium genomic region, the following are encoded:
- a CDS encoding helix-turn-helix transcriptional regulator, whose product MVKVITMRRQDKHGNMSEMLREALEAAPSLRAVERATGVKRQSLAKFMRQEQSLRLDMADRVAEYFGIVCMKKEK is encoded by the coding sequence ATGGTAAAAGTTATTACCATGAGAAGGCAAGACAAACATGGAAACATGTCCGAGATGCTGAGGGAGGCATTGGAAGCGGCCCCTTCCCTGCGCGCCGTGGAGCGCGCCACGGGGGTCAAGCGGCAGTCGCTGGCGAAATTCATGCGTCAGGAACAGTCTCTCCGGCTCGACATGGCCGACCGTGTGGCGGAATACTTTGGTATAGTCTGCATGAAGAAGGAGAAGTAG
- a CDS encoding helix-turn-helix domain-containing protein, whose protein sequence is MNEAENRMKRGKVDFLKVDGVAEMLDCSVRSVYRLADAGKLPRPVRLGGMVRWNSADLEAWVAGGCRPVR, encoded by the coding sequence ATGAACGAAGCCGAGAACAGAATGAAACGTGGAAAGGTGGATTTTCTCAAGGTTGATGGAGTGGCCGAGATGCTCGACTGCTCCGTTCGCAGCGTCTACCGGCTGGCGGACGCGGGAAAGCTGCCCCGGCCTGTCCGACTGGGCGGCATGGTGCGGTGGAACAGCGCAGACCTTGAAGCGTGGGTGGCCGGCGGCTGCCGCCCGGTTCGGTGA
- a CDS encoding DUF669 domain-containing protein — protein sequence MNRCARQNSWMDSAEVQDLWNTTEAARDYSPVPAGTYTVDLVEVSRDTTRNGNPCVNLELQIREGEYARRFIRYSLFLTPKATAYAKRELGKIGVTRLEQLDSPPPKGIRCSVAVSKQTEDGGRHKSKVTAFEFLGIDAADEDGKEAQGDEGGAIEAPGEAEVHEDDCPESDMDDPLFAETNQKEGS from the coding sequence ATGAATCGATGCGCAAGACAAAACAGCTGGATGGACTCTGCAGAAGTGCAGGACCTGTGGAACACAACCGAGGCGGCTCGGGACTACAGCCCGGTTCCCGCTGGAACGTATACAGTCGACCTGGTTGAAGTCAGTCGCGACACCACCCGAAACGGCAACCCGTGCGTTAACCTGGAGCTCCAAATCCGCGAAGGGGAATATGCGAGACGCTTCATTCGCTATTCGCTGTTCCTCACTCCCAAGGCCACGGCCTACGCCAAACGCGAACTGGGAAAGATTGGCGTGACGAGGCTGGAGCAACTCGACTCACCCCCACCCAAAGGCATCCGTTGCAGTGTTGCTGTCAGCAAGCAGACGGAAGACGGTGGCCGACACAAGAGCAAGGTCACGGCCTTCGAATTCCTTGGCATTGATGCTGCTGACGAGGACGGCAAGGAAGCGCAGGGCGATGAGGGTGGTGCAATCGAGGCGCCAGGCGAAGCCGAAGTCCACGAGGACGACTGTCCCGAGAGTGACATGGATGATCCGCTCTTTGCGGAGACGAACCAAAAGGAGGGCTCATGA
- a CDS encoding MarR family transcriptional regulator codes for MNTQSSLAGCALLPPLEETEPAPTQHALPKKGKAKRNPSERFKLLNTFVDFSIRHLKESEIKVWLVLYRDTKEGVAKTSQTDIARRGGVSRVTVTRAIKRLEKRGLVQVVRRGGVNRGVSSYRVFGQLPEACIRRDT; via the coding sequence ATGAATACACAATCCTCACTTGCAGGGTGCGCACTGCTTCCGCCTCTGGAGGAAACGGAGCCAGCGCCTACACAGCATGCTTTGCCGAAGAAGGGAAAGGCTAAACGTAATCCCTCGGAGCGGTTCAAGCTGCTGAACACATTCGTGGACTTCAGCATACGACATCTGAAAGAGTCTGAAATCAAAGTCTGGCTTGTGCTGTATCGGGACACCAAGGAAGGGGTGGCTAAAACGTCCCAGACCGACATTGCCAGGCGAGGCGGCGTAAGCCGCGTCACTGTGACGCGTGCAATCAAGCGACTGGAAAAGCGCGGTCTTGTGCAGGTGGTGCGCCGAGGCGGGGTGAATCGTGGCGTATCCAGTTATCGTGTATTCGGACAGCTTCCCGAAGCATGTATAAGGCGTGATACATGA
- a CDS encoding DNA primase gives MMKDHTYGFRIVGPCSGVRRCVIAAAALTAYAECNERLNLGQEAYLSHFQFDGAFREHLNRTRSVKGFTGSCWASWIWFDIDAADDLAEALVRTRRLITTISDAFSFVENAMLVFFSGAKGFHVAIPTAAWNPEPSEDFNRIARRFCETVAEKAGIAIDSAIYDKVRPFRAPNTRHPKTGLHKRHIGFDGCMQMSIEAILKLAEAPESFELPPLDTTLCDWELGAAWRQAEEEVRKAARSRVEHPGQGQEQPEGLSRWTMEFIRRGAVEGERANRLFQAAANLAEYGCSDRLAHAILTEPALDSGLCPSEVRRQIECGLERGRRG, from the coding sequence ATGATGAAAGACCACACCTACGGTTTTCGGATCGTGGGTCCGTGTTCAGGCGTGCGGCGATGCGTAATCGCCGCCGCCGCCCTCACGGCTTACGCCGAATGCAACGAGCGCCTGAACCTGGGCCAGGAGGCGTACCTCTCCCATTTTCAGTTTGACGGCGCCTTCCGAGAACATCTGAATCGCACCAGGTCCGTAAAGGGATTTACGGGCTCCTGCTGGGCTTCTTGGATCTGGTTCGACATTGACGCTGCTGACGATCTGGCAGAAGCGCTGGTCCGCACCAGGCGCCTCATTACGACCATAAGTGACGCCTTCTCGTTTGTCGAGAATGCGATGTTGGTCTTTTTCAGCGGTGCTAAGGGCTTCCACGTGGCAATCCCCACAGCTGCCTGGAACCCGGAGCCCTCAGAGGACTTCAACCGCATCGCCCGAAGGTTCTGCGAGACCGTGGCCGAGAAGGCGGGTATCGCCATTGATTCCGCCATCTACGACAAGGTGCGGCCATTCCGGGCCCCGAACACCCGGCATCCTAAGACGGGTCTGCACAAACGCCATATTGGATTCGACGGGTGCATGCAAATGAGCATTGAAGCGATTCTGAAACTCGCGGAAGCTCCCGAGTCCTTTGAACTGCCCCCTCTCGACACAACCTTGTGTGATTGGGAACTTGGTGCCGCGTGGCGTCAGGCCGAAGAAGAGGTCAGGAAAGCCGCTCGTAGCAGGGTTGAACACCCAGGGCAGGGTCAAGAGCAACCTGAGGGACTCAGTCGATGGACCATGGAGTTTATTCGCCGCGGTGCAGTCGAAGGCGAACGTGCGAATCGCTTGTTTCAGGCGGCCGCCAACCTGGCGGAATATGGCTGCTCTGACCGACTCGCTCATGCGATCCTCACCGAGCCCGCGTTGGACTCTGGACTCTGCCCCAGTGAGGTCCGCCGCCAGATCGAATGCGGATTGGAGAGGGGGCGCCGTGGGTGA
- a CDS encoding DnaB-like helicase C-terminal domain-containing protein — protein sequence MRSSPSPRWTLDSAPVRSAARSNADWRGGAVGDTKYSVASDLLDAWYENLLSGEPPVRFRVHDGALNIFELAPGLITLLGGPPGIGKTAFSMQCIIHSLRYHEDLRVAVCNVEMSPESLLERALAHVSGVPLTRIRDRQVKDEEVQERLSAGMEILKAVAPRLCFIRPPLEIWNVLTAAKDFEAGLLVVDYIQRLRVEGQEYGSRGQVDETMAILRRAALGGLGILAVSAISRNKGANGGSGYDPDAMGLASFRESSELEYGADSAYVLVPADGLDDQVMLKGLKNRHGETRSISMHFQKKVQRFLTLDETAAVGSEPTAQKSKLEQAQELWNNRAGGDKNT from the coding sequence ATGCGATCCTCACCGAGCCCGCGTTGGACTCTGGACTCTGCCCCAGTGAGGTCCGCCGCCAGATCGAATGCGGATTGGAGAGGGGGCGCCGTGGGTGATACCAAATACTCTGTCGCCAGCGACCTTCTGGATGCCTGGTATGAGAACCTCTTGTCTGGGGAGCCCCCAGTGCGGTTCAGGGTACACGATGGCGCGCTCAACATATTCGAACTTGCCCCTGGTCTGATCACGCTCCTGGGCGGCCCTCCCGGTATTGGCAAAACGGCTTTCTCGATGCAGTGCATCATTCACTCATTGAGATATCACGAAGACCTGCGTGTGGCAGTGTGCAACGTGGAGATGTCGCCCGAGTCGCTTCTGGAACGGGCTCTAGCCCACGTCTCGGGCGTGCCTCTCACGCGTATCCGAGACCGGCAGGTCAAAGATGAAGAAGTGCAGGAGCGGCTGAGTGCCGGCATGGAGATTCTCAAGGCTGTGGCCCCGCGTCTATGCTTTATTCGTCCGCCACTCGAGATCTGGAACGTCTTGACGGCGGCGAAAGACTTCGAAGCGGGCCTGCTGGTTGTTGACTACATCCAGCGCCTGAGGGTTGAAGGTCAAGAATATGGGTCGCGTGGACAGGTTGACGAGACGATGGCCATCCTGCGTAGGGCCGCCCTTGGAGGGCTGGGCATCCTTGCCGTGTCGGCGATATCCAGAAACAAGGGAGCCAATGGCGGTAGCGGATATGACCCGGACGCAATGGGCCTCGCAAGTTTTCGAGAATCATCGGAACTGGAGTATGGGGCAGACTCGGCATATGTCCTCGTGCCTGCGGATGGCCTGGACGACCAAGTGATGCTCAAGGGGCTCAAAAATCGCCATGGCGAAACGCGCAGCATTTCAATGCATTTCCAGAAGAAGGTGCAGCGCTTTTTGACACTTGATGAGACTGCGGCAGTGGGCTCGGAGCCAACAGCACAGAAGTCGAAGTTGGAGCAAGCCCAAGAACTCTGGAATAACAGAGCCGGGGGAGATAAGAACACATGA